In a single window of the Gossypium hirsutum isolate 1008001.06 chromosome A13, Gossypium_hirsutum_v2.1, whole genome shotgun sequence genome:
- the LOC107894382 gene encoding carbamoyl-phosphate synthase large chain, chloroplastic-like: MEDMKQASVYSGDSAYSIPTQTIPPSCLDTIRSSTTKLAESKCIWAHDLPLCDPSIWWGFQANPLASRTVTFVSKAIGYPLDKYAALGMPGKSLNDLAFTKEQLGQLIWLNSKGIPVEGALKMYQGQPHAADMIASGQIQLMVVTILIKSMAGN; this comes from the exons ATGGAAGACATGAAGCAGGCCAGTGTCTATTCTGGTGACTCTGCCTACTCGATTCCCACTCAAACTATCCCACCTTCTTGCTTAGATACCATAAGGTCATCGACTACAAAATTGGCTGAGTCTAAATGTATCTGGGCTCATGACCTGCCACTATGCGATCCCAGCATCTGGTGGGGTTTTCAGGCAAATCCCCTAGCTTCTCGTACTGTAACATTTGTTTCCAAGGCAATTGGGTACCCATTGGATAAATATGCTGCTCTTGGTATGCCTGGGAAGTCGCTCAATGATTTAGCTTTTACAAAAGAG CAATTAGGACAGCTCATTTGGTTGAACTCAAAGGGTATCCCAGTGGAAGGGGCGCTGAAAATGTACCAAGGGCAACCACATGCGGCTGATATGATTGCTAGCGGTCAGATACAGTTGATGGTTGTCACAATTTTGATCAAATCCATGGCCGGCAATTGA
- the LOC107895250 gene encoding transcriptional regulator ATRX → MDPERPHRSTSINNSSTSGNNTSELFICFTSRLSSSSSMKISSKSILSPGRSRESSSHISLSSSLSRRLRNNGSMKGGQASPMFPTNSGKKRGSGFDNPEPSSPKVTCIGQVRVKTKKQGKKFRACRSKRRGEVSFRKVDHNNGGNSLDSSSSQDYNMGHFLSSNSSHHQQQQECKKWVHLPLTICEALRAFGAEFNCFLPCRSSCMANQRDKEGKTRGSSANVGNGNGNKNGNGRSSCGAVFTRWLLAVQEGEGKEREIELVVGGGEDDERRESSEMMMLRSSQRRHVFEDIEINDFANENKGDDDDEAAARVSICIPPKNALLLMRCRSDPVKMAALANKFWETPVPKEKHDDEGEEDGNEREGEVEEHELVQEDTLEAEREESEVKFEQEMEHQVSEVSDMYVSCEANEEQEEIPEAEAEAETEVESVLVKNGSTGVAEETSIDYQDQEHEHEHEVEEDPQESTSKEQTLTEVPLSLENEAAIEELHQAEEENVNGNGEEEREEQTKAEEDEEEDSTVEEEEEGETSQERSELEYPETDLENESKESESQDKLLPDCLLLMMCEPKLSMEVSKETWVCSTDFIRWLPEKRKQQVVKPKDSGDEPKRRISVDSNPRPIFLQPPRSSCSFPAAPPMDTAGAAAVNGAGGGGSKATTMEHKLVGGKGYEPFPLTRCKSEPRRSSAKLAPDACFWKNRKLGPTSVGVGAAGVGF, encoded by the coding sequence ATGGATCCTGAGAGGCCCCATCGAAGTACTAGCATCAACAACAGTAGCACTAGTGGCAACAACACAAGTGAGCTCTTCATTTGTTTCACTTCACGCCTTTCTTCTTCATCATCCATGAAAATCTCTTCCAAGTCCATCCTTAGTCCTGGTCGCTCTAGGGAATCTTCTTCACATATCTCTCTCTCTTCATCACTCAGTAGGAGGTTGAGAAATAATGGTAGCATGAAAGGTGGTCAAGCTTCACCAATGTTCCCTACAAATAGTGGCAAAAAGAGAGGCTCCGGTTTTGACAACCCTGAGCCTTCTTCACCTAAGGTTACTTGCATTGGTCAAGTTAGAGTGAAGACCAAGAAACAGGGCAAAAAGTTTAGAGCTTGCAGATCTAAAAGAAGGGGAGAAGTTAGTTTCAGAAAAGTGGATCATAACAATGGAGGCAACAGTCTTGATTCAAGTAGCTCTCAGGATTACAACATGGGTCATTTTTTGAGCAGTAATAGCAGCCATCATCAGCAGCAGCAAGAGTGCAAGAAATGGGTGCATTTGCCATTGACTATTTGTGAAGCATTAAGGGCATTTGGGGCTGAGTTTAATTGTTTTCTACCTTGCAGGTCTTCTTGTATGGCTAACCAAAGGGATAAAGAAGGGAAAACAAGAGGATCTAGTGCTAATGTTGGGAATGGGAATGGGAATAAGAATGGAAATGGGAGGTCTTCTTGTGGGGCTGTTTTTACAAGGTGGCTTCTGGCAGTTCAAGAAGGGGAAGGGAAAGAGAGGGAGATTGAGTTGGTTGTTGGTGGTGGGGAAGATGATGAGAGAAGGGAAAGTAGTGAGATGATGATGTTGCGAAGTAGTCAAAGGAGACATGTCTTTGAAgatattgaaataaatgattttgctaatgaaaataagggtgatgatgatgatgaagcaGCTGCTAGAGTGAGCATATGTATACCGCCTAAGAATGCATTGTTGTTGATGAGATGTAGATCTGATCCTGTTAAAATGGCTGCCCTTGCTAATAAGTTTTGGGAAACTCCAGTTCCTAAAGAAAAACATGACGATGAGGGAGAGGAGGATGGAAATGAAAGGGAAGGGGAAGTGGAAGAACATGAGCTGGTCCAAGAGGATACTTTGGAAGCTGAAAGAGAAGAAAGTGAAGTAAAATTTGAGCAAGAAATGGAACATCAAGTAAGTGAAGTTAGTGACATGTATGTGTCTTGTGAAGCAAATGAAGAACAAGAAGAAATCCCAGAAGCTGAAGCAGAAGCTGAAACAGAGGTTGAATCCGTTTTGGTGAAGAATGGAAGTACTGGAGTTGCAGAAGAAACAAGTATAGATTATCAAGATCAAGAACATGAACATGAACATGAAGTGGAAGAAGACCCGCAAGAATCAACATCAAAAGAACAAACTTTGACTGAAGTTCCATTGAGTCTTGAGAATGAAGCTGCCATTGAAGAGCTGCACCAAGCTGAAGAGGAAAATGTTAATGGAAATGGAGAGGAAGAAAGGGAAGAACAAACAAAAGCTGAAGAGGATGAAGAAGAAGATTCGACAgtggaggaggaagaagaaggtGAGACAAGCCAAGAAAGATCCGAACTTGAATACCCGGAAACCGACCTGGAAAACGAGTCAAAGGAGAGTGAGAGTCAAGATAAGTTATTGCCAGATTGTTTACTATTAATGATGTGCGAACCAAAGCTGTCAATGGAGGTATCCAAGGAGACTTGGGTGTGCAGCACAGATTTCATCAGATGGTTACCAGAGAAGAGAAAGCAACAAGTAGTCAAACCAAAGGACAGTGGAGATGAGCCCAAAAGAAGAATCAGCGTTGACTCCAATCCTCGCCCTATTTTTTTACAGCCACCTCGCTCTTCTTGCTCTTTTCCGGCTGCTCCGCCTATGGATACGGCGGGTGCAGCAGCTGTCAATGGAGCTGGCGGCGGCGGATCTAAGGCTACAACGATGGAGCACAAGCTTGTTGGAGGTAAAGGGTATGAGCCGTTTCCGCTCACGCGCTGCAAGTCTGAGCCGAGGAGGTCATCGGCTAAGCTAGCACCTGATGCTTGCTTTTGGAAGAATAGGAAGCTGGGGCCGACTTCAGTTGGAGTTGGCGCCGCTGGAGTTGGGTTTTGA